The Paenibacillus sp. RC334 nucleotide sequence GGTATGGTAGCCGTCTCTATCCATATGCTGATGGGCAAGCATTTGCGCGAGCATTTGAGCGCCTTTGTGTATAACTTTTGGGTATTCGCCATCGCTGCTACATCGCTTGCGCTGTATAATATGGTCAACGCCATTCCTTTTACCGGATATGCACCACGGGAATGGGGATTGTTCCTGTTGCTCGCCATAGTGCCCACACTGTTCGGCCATTACCTGTTTAACTGGCTGCTCAAATACATTAACGCCACCGCGGTGTCGATGGCAGTACTCGGCGAACCCGTTATTTCTTCCTTGCTAGCCTGGGTGTTGCTGGGAGAAAAACTTTCTGCCTTACAATTTGGCGCAGGCTTCTTCATCCTGTTCGGGGTATGGGTTTTTATCCGATACGGAACAGATTTCAAGAAGCAAGTCGTCCACCAAAGTGAATTGCCTGACAGTGAGCTTCCCCTTAAGACAGGTTCTTAACTTATTTACCCCATTTTCATGAACGGTACTCAATTGAATAATCTTAATGATAAAAAGGAAAGGCGGAATCCCTTATGAAATCCATTGTATCCAAACGCTGGCTGTTAGCTCGACTATATGAGCCAGATATCATCGTCGCAGACTGCCGTTCTCTGCTCGGACAAGCCGGAGCGGGACGGGCTCAATTTAATGAAGATCATATTCCAGGGGCTATCCACTTCGATCTGGAGGAAGACCTCACGGCTCCTCTGGGTGAGCATGGTGGACGTCATCCTTTGCCGTATGCTGACACACTTGCCGCGCGCCTGAGTCGCGCCGGAATCAACGCAGATTCACGCATCATTGCCTACGACGATCAAGGCGGCATGATGGCCTCCCGCTTCTGGTGGCTACTGCGCTATCTCGGTCACGAGCAGGTATATGTGCTGGATGAAAGCTACAGTGCTTGGAAGGAAGCGAAGTTCCCGGTCACGGCAGACCAGCCGATTCGCATTCCCTCGACCTTTGTAGCAAATGTACAGCCGCAAATGCTCGCAACCATGCAAGAGGTACAACGTGTGTCCGCAGGCTCGGTTACTGTTGGCTCCTATACATTGATCGACTCTAGAGAGCGGCCGCGCTACCTGGGACTGGAAGAGCCCATAGATCAAGCAGCAGGACATATCCCCGGTGCAGTGAATTTCTTTTGGAAAGAGGTATTGAACGAAAAGGGTATATTAAAAAATGTGGAACAACTGGAAAAGCACTTTGCCAGCCTTGACCGGAATGCAGAAATTATCGTGTATTGCGGTTCCGGCGTATCCGCCTGCCCGAATGTGCTGGCCTTGGGCGAGGCAGGATTTAGTAAGGTGCGGTTATATCCGGGAAGCTGGAGCGATTGGATTTCTTATGAGGAGAATCCGGTGGCGACTGGGGAAGAGTAAAAGCGGAAAGATGCATAGCAGTATGTAAAGTCTGAATACATCACCAAGCGATTTCCTAAGTTATATCTTTAGCAGGAGCGGTTGGATTTCTTACAGTGAGAATTCTATTGCGACTGGGGAAGAGTAGAAGGCTTAAGCAGATATACAGTATGTAATTTGGAGTACATCGCTCATGTGGCAATGTACTCTTTTGCGTTGTGCTCAGGAGTATCGAGGTCAACACGGAGTCAACGAATGGGGGTGAACGTACTTACAAAACGGTAATGTTGATTTTGGGAAGCTTTGTATTCTACATTCTGGCCCCCACCTTTTGAAAGTTGAAAGACACTGTGATTTTGCTCGTGGTCGGACGACCACCATCGTCATGCTGGAGCTGTATATTGTCCTACAGCACCTCACGTACATGCGATTCCACTTGATTCACAACCTCACGCGCGAGAAACAGCGAGAACATCCCTCGAGTGGTCCTAAAATCGGGAGAGTCGACAAGGGTCTAATTCACTTCTTGATTCCCGATCGATTATTTCACTTGCAGCCAGATGCGCAATCAGCGGCGCCAGCGTAATCGCAGAATGCATCACCGTCAGATAAAGTCCCTTTATGTGATCTTGGAAGCCCACGATCGGATAGCCGTCTTCAGGCATTGGTCTCATCCCGACCTTTATGCTTTCCAGTTCCAGTTGATTCCCGTCCTTCAGACTGCGACGCAACGTGTCGAACGCTCGCTTACCGACCGCCTCTGGTCCGTTTTCCTCCGACTCGTCGATATAATCTTCCGCAGCCAGCAGCGTATAATCCGTCAGTTGACGCGCTTCAAATTGCGCATTTGAGATTAATGTGCGTATCAGTTTATTCGCAGTTTTCATTTGAATCAGAATGGAAGGCGACGACGTTACCGGCACGGGACAACCTAACGGGTTGCAAAGTTCGGGTATGCCTGTACCTGCGGCCAATACCACGACATCCGACTCCAGAAAACCCTTGGATGTATGGACACCGACCAGGCGGGAATCTTCTTGCTGCAGCTGCGTAACGTTGGTACCGAACTGAACCTTTGCTCCGTACTCCTGCGCTTTGCTCAACAACAGCTCCGTTACCCCTATAGGGTCCACCGCACCTTCTTCGCTGGCAAACATCGCTTCATCCGGATATTCCTTCAGATTCGGCTCCAATGCCTCAAGCTGCTCCCGGTTTAATTTTTGAAAGTGGAGTTGCTCCCTTAGGGGCGGAGTGCCCCAAGTCAGCGCTCCATGCCAGTGAATTTTCAGTTCGGACAGCTCTTGCTGAAGCGTATGATATTCTTCCAAAGCTGCATCGTACAAATGCCAGTATTCGGGAGCCACCCGATGAGTCGTATGTATCCAGGCAAAAGATTTTTCCGTGACTTCACGCGCCGCGGCGGGGTGTCGTTCAATAACGGTTACATCTTGATTTCGTTTGGCCAGATGATAGGCCACAGACGCCCCGACAATCCCTGCGCCAATAATCACGATTTTTTGTTTATTCAATAATGACTCCTCCTTTGTCACCCTATTGTAACATAGGCGTCATGATAATCAGACGTTATAACATATGAGGGCAGTTGGAGCGACTGGGTCCAACGGACTTAGCCTCGCAGGATTGTTCACTGATTCAGCTTCTTCGCTTACAGCTTCTGATGAACCAAGGGCAAAGCCCACAGCGTAGATACATTGTTATCTGGAGTTCCTGTCTTCTTCGAAATACTTCCATAACTTTCTTATTTCATAATCCATTGTTTCATCCGATCTCTCATAGTGCCAGCAATCTCTTTGTCTCTCTTGTTAATCCATTTATGTAATGGGCCCTCAATAAATCCCTGTATTTCTTTTCGTGTTTTATCTAGACTGTCTATTAGTTCTTTATATGAAAATTGTATAGGGAAATAAACATTACTATCGAGTGTTTCTTGATCATCTGGCCAAACATATGCTTGATCACCGATATATGTAATACCTGGGGTAGGATCATGTCCCATCCATGGACTTTGTTTATTTGAAATAGAATAAATAACATTAGAAAAATCTTCTAACCCACAGCAACAGCTTGGTAATATATATTTACTCTCGTCTTCAAAGAAAGCGATCCCTCCTGAAATAGCAACTTCTTCTTGCTGCAGTAATTCATTGAAAGACAAACAAAATGATTGTTCTATATTGATATGATTGTAACCAAATAGAAGAATCAAAAATAATTCAACATCTTGCTCACTTGATTGAGGAGAAAGGGAGATAATTTCTTCTCGAGTAACTTCGTTCGTAATCCATTCAGGTTTATCATAATATGGATCAATTATTACTGGTCTAGTGTAAGGCACTGTTGATTCCCCTTACTTTTATTTATCTTGCAGGAATTTCAGTTAACGTTTCTGTATTCATGAACCCCTAAGGGGTTATCTGCTTGTAATCCCTCTTCGAGATCCATCTCGCTCCGAAGGAGACGTAGCTTGAATATTATATTAAATGAAGTTCTATTCTTCCCTGATTAACCTTCTAAACATCTGCCAGCTTCTTTAATGTAGGAGCTCAAAGTTCTCTAGATCAACATTAAATTTGCCCTTTATTAATATATCTAACCCTAGTAATCCGTTAATGTTATGATATCTAAATGAAGTAAAGTCTACTGGGGTATCCCTTAAGATATATTCTCCTACCTGTATCCCCTCTATCGTTTTGGTAAATGCATGTTCTTTACCTCCGATTCCATAACTGGTTATAATGTCATCTTCTAAGCCGACTCGAATTCCAATATCATCCACTTCATCCTGAGAAGTCAATGTATGACTTGCTCCTGTATCAATAACTACATTATTTATTACTTTCTTCTGTCCATTATAATGAATCGTTATTTCCGTAAATAATAATCCATCTTTATACTCAATTTTCATTTATAGATATCTCCTTAGACCAACATTCTTCCGAACTTTCACTATAACCCGATCCTTAGAAGTATGATAAATCAAGGTCTTCTCTTTGCTATTCAATAATTCTTTAGTTGCTTCTTCATCACTCACAGGGCCAATTACAGCAACATCATCTATGAATTCTTGACTATCTTTCTCTTCAGAATGAATAATTTCGAACTTCACAAATTGATTTGGAAAGATTTGTTGTACTTCCTGCCACTTCACGATTAATCCCTCCAAACGTTTTTAATTGTATTATATCATTTATTTGGCTAGTGGCTTTCAATAGAATTTCACTCAACGTTTCTGTATTCACGACGTCCAAGCGGCTTAAGGACCGCAGGTCTGGGTGGCTCTGCCACTTAGCCGGTTGAATGTGTCCTGTGGATCCACTTCCCTGAAATGCCTCTTCCGGACCAAGGGTCGAGTTTGTCTCGGCCCGCAGCGTTGGATGCAATGTTATATGATATCACAGCCTTCCTCGAATTCACCCACAATTCACTTCTTTATATATTCTTTGAGTATCTATTAATTCTTCATCGTTGAACTCCATTCTATATACATCTGGTTTTGAGGTTTTCATTAAGAACTCATACCCGTATTGATCATCGAAGTATCTCATCATTAATATCATGACCAACCCATGTGTTCCTATTGCTATCTTCTGCCCCTTATAGTTCTTTATTATTTCTTTTAATCTTGTTACAGATCGTCTTTGACAGTCATTTATGGACTCACCAAAAGGTTCCTTATAATAAGGGTCTTTAAACATCTTACTTACGAGTGAGTATACTTCTTTGTCTGGAATAATCGTTTCCTCTCTTGAAAATACAAGTTCTTTAAGATCTTCAAACACTAAAATCTCTTTATCACTTTGTTGTGCCAACTCTTCAATTGTTAGGATTGCTCGAATATATGGACTTGAAATAAATACACTAATTCCTTCATCCTTCAGCAGTTCGGTTATTCTATGGGAATCAAACTTTCCTTTTTTAGTTAATCCTCGAGTTCTTTCATTTCCTTCCGATTTGGATGATTCACTATGTCTAACAAAGTAAATATATGTTTTCATATTTGCCCCCAGGATAACATTCAATTGATATATTCATAGCTATGGTTTCACCTAACGCTGATAATGATACAAGATGGCAGTTTGCTCATTACTTATCAGCGTCTTTAATCCCACAGTCATTTAATGCGATTATAAAGTCAAGCCATGATCTCTTTTATATTACTTTGATCGCACTTTTATATAGGTTTGGATTTGAGAATATTCTGGCATCTCATTCCCTCATTTCATCATTGCGTGTATTTCAACTAACATCTAATCTATGTACTTCGTAAATACTGCACCTTCAAGTTAGTATCTGAACTACATATATGATAACTCACTCAGTTCCACTTGCGAAGAAAAAATTGGTGGAAAAGGAATATTAAGCAGAGTGCTCAAGCTTCCATATCCATGTGATCCAGCAGGCTCTGAATACGCTGGATATTTTTCGTGCTGGCATGCTTATAGCGCTGCGTTATAACTACTACTAAATTAAGCGTTGAGTTTTTACTCTCCCCCACCTCTACGTTACTAAAAAAGAAGTTACATGGCCTAGTCTCGGACTAGTTCAGTAACTCCCTTTTCAAACCCTATTTCAATAGGTAGATTTATTATTCTTTTACCGCCCCGACCACGATCCCGGTCACAAAATAACGTTGCAGAAACGGATACACGAGCAGGATCGGCAGTGCACTGATAAAGATTTGCGAGGCCCGAATGATTCGCTGGGACAGATTGGCGACGGCTTCCGGGTCGAGCTTGGACATGTCGGCCTGAACGATAATCGTCTGCATAAATGTCGCCAGCGGAAGCTTTTCTGAATCTCGAATATAGATGATCCCGTCAAAATAAGAGTTCCAATGTCCGACCATCATGAATAGGGAAACCGTGGCAATGACGGGTATGGAGACGGGCAAATATATTTTGATAAAAGTCTGCAAATGCCCCGCCCCATCAATAAAAGCGGCTTCCTCCAGATCCTTGGGTACGGTACGGAAGAAATTAAGCAGCAGAATAATGTTAAATACCGCAACCAATCCAGGCAGAATCAACGCCAGCAATGTATTCATCAGTCCAAGCTTCAGAATCAGAATGTAGCCCGGAATGAGACCACCGCTGAATAACATGGTGATGACAAAATACCAAAGGTAGATATTGCGTGCACGGAAGACTCGCGTCTCCTTGGAGAGCGCATACGCTGCAATCGTATTTACCACTAACGCAAGTCCCGTTCCAAGTACCGTCCGCTCCACAGACACCCACAAGGAGGAGAGGAAATTGGCATTATCAAACGTCTTAGCATAGGCTTCAAGCGTAAAGCCAATCGGCCAGAACGTAACCAGTCCGGCATTGGCAGGTGCGGATGCGCTAAGAGATACCATGAGCAAGTGATATAAAGGCAGCAAGCAGAGCAGCGAAAGGATGGTCAGGAACACATTATTGAATATGCTGAATACTCGATATGGAATCGTTTTATGGTACATCGACTCGTCATCCTTTCTAGAAAATTCTGTACCCCGCGAATCGGTAGGCCAGTCGGTATGAGATCACGATCAGGATTAAGCTAATAACCGATTTAAATAAATTCACGGCGGTAGCGAAGCTGAACTGCCCACTAAGCAGACCTTCCCTGTACACAAAGGTATCAATGATATCTGCTTGCTGATAGATTAATGGACTATATAAGTTAAAGATCTGATCGAAGTTTGCATTGAGCACATTGCCTAGTGCCAGGGTTGCGATCACGATCCCAATCGGAATAAGCGCCGGGATGGTAATATACATCGTCTGCTTACAGCGCCCCGCCCCATCCACTTCAGCCGCTTCATAGAGTGACGGATTAATACCGGACAGTGCCGCCAGGAAAATGATCGTGTTGAAGCCAAACTCCTTCCAGACATCACTTGCAATGATCGTAAAGCGGAACCAGTTGCCATCCCCCAGGAAGAAAATCGGCTTGATGCCGAATACAGAGGAAAGGAATTGATTGATGATCCCTGTCTGGGCCAGAATATCGATCAGAATGCCTGAAAGCGTAACCCAAGACAAAAAGTGCGGAAGATACACGAGTGTTTGAATGGTTCTTTTGAGCGCCATCTTCCTGACCTCATTCAACAATAAGGCGAAGATAAACGGAATAATCAGGTTCATTACAATTTTGGAGCAGGCAAAAAACAGCGTATTCCACGTAATTTGCAGGAAATAATCATTCTCCCACATGTGCCTGAAATGCTTCAGTCCGACCCATTCAGAATTGAAAAAACCCAGTGCAGGTTTATAGTCTTGAAATGCCATAAGAATCCCGGACATCGGAATATACGAAAAAATAAAAACCATAATGGCCGCCGGCAACACCATCAAGTGGAGAATCCATGGTTGTTTATAGACTTTCTTTTTTCTTCTATTCGGCTTGCTCCCAATGTTCACCTGCGGCACCCGGTTAGCCTCCATATTAGCCTCCATAGCGCTCTCCTGTTCCCAAAAGAAAGTTTTTGTGTGTAATGGGGATCTCTGCTATAAATAGTATCAGGCAATCCTCAGGTCTGACTATATAACATTGTTAGGCTGGATATGGTTTTGTTAGGAATATCGATTGAAGGAGACTTTTATGAATTTATGGAAGCGCTTTATATTATTCCAAGGAACGGCTCGATCCCGGTTTAGTCTGTTTGCCAAAATAAACTGCTTAATCGTGGTTTTGTTCATCCCCATTATTATCATGTATACCTACTCGAACAATGTCACCTACGATGTCGTAAGCAAAGAGCTGCAAATATCCAATACCAAACAGCTCACGTTTTTATCCAGTCAGATCGATTCCCGCATTAATCAGATGATGGATTTCAGTCTTATTCTCTCTAGAGATCCCAATGTCAGAGCATTCAATGGTTTGAACATGTGGGATGATCTTTATGACCAGATGCAGACCCGATATGTCATTCAGGAAAAGATGATGCTTCAATCCGGGGTCACAGATATATGGCCCACCCGATATGCTGTGTATTCACAGCAGAACCAAGATGTCATCGCCAACTACAACAGATCATCAGGGTATGATGAGAATTACCTAAAAAGAAATATGAGTGGCCAATGGACATATGGTGATCATGGTGCGGAATCTCAAGAGGAGCTTCAATCCTTTTACTGGTTCTTTACCGATTCCTTGGCCCAGCCGGGGATGTTGACGGGAAGCAACCTGGTGATTGAAGCCAGCTTCAGTTATGAGAACATTCAGAACATGCTGGACACGTACAAGAAAGGTGGACAAGGCGATCCCTTCTTTTATCACAAAGGGAATTCGCCCATTCTGAACCGCAGTGCAGACAAGCAGCTATCCGAAGAACTCATTCGTTATCTGGATACTCACTCCCCGGAGGACACTACACCGGATGTCGTGAAGCTGAATGGGAAGAACTATCTGGTCAGTTCTGTAAAGTCTTCATATTTGGATTGGCATTTAGTAGATGTGGTCCCACTCTATCAGATCCTGCAACCCATTTCACTCAGTCGGAACCTGTTCTATCTCTTTATGGTTCTGCTATTTGTTGTGGGCATTTCCGCTTCAATACTACTGTACAGAAACGTTCAATATCCGATCAAAAAGCTGATCCAGGGCTTACAGCGTGTGCAGCGGGGAGACTATTCCGTACGTCTGCATAGCAAGGATCAGAATGAGTTCTCATTTCTGTTTCATCGATTTAATGATATGTCTCATCAAATTCAAGATCTGATCGAGAATGTATTTCATGAAAAGATCAGAGCCCGGGAAGCCACGCTGAAGCAGCTGCAGGCGCAGATCAATCCCCATTTTCTGTATAACTGCCTTGGCTATATCATCAATATGGCCCAGATGAAGGATGAAGAAGCGGTCATCTCTATGGCTTATAACTTAAGTGCGTACTATCGCTATACCACCCGAGTGGAACGAGAAACGTCTTCTTTGAAGGAAGAAATCAAGCTGCTCGTCAACTATTTGGATATCCAAAAGCTGCGCAATGGGAGAATTGAATATCATATCGATATCCCTGAGCATATGCTTAGCCAGTCTGTTCCACGTTTAATGCTTCAACCGATTGTGGAAAATTCGGTCATTCACGGCGTAGCGAAGTCGTATTCATCTGGTGAAATCCGAATTAGCGGGGAAAGCTCGGACGGTTTCTGCAAAATTTACATTGATGACGACGGACCCGGCCTGAGCCCGGATCAGTTGGAAGCTCTGAATCGTAAAATGCAGCAGCCGCTGCAGGAGGAGATGGGCTGTGGTCTCTGGAATACGAACCAGCGGATCATGCACCTATTCGGCAATCAGTCATGCCTTATTTTCAAGCCGTCCCCGCTCGGCGGATTCCGAACAGAGATCATCTGGGAGATTCCAACAGAGGAAGAAAATCATAACGATATAAGTTGAACTAAACATTTACACGATAACGGAGAGGGCAGAACAAATCTGGAGAAGCAAAGCGTTCGCCTAAAAGCTTTCTGAAAGAAAGCTACATCGGAAGCATAGGCTTATCTCCGGATTTCCCCTTTTGTAAGGGATTCAAAAAATCTGGGGATAACAGCGATCGGAAGGTGGTTCTGACCGCGCAGTGGTCCCGTGTAAAATCATTCGTTCAACTTATATATACAAACCATCAAGGAGACAAATAACATGCAGATGATCATCGTAGACGATGAAGCACACTGGGTAGATAACCTTTCCATGACCAAACCCTGGCACACGCTGGGGATTGAACATGTGCATAAAGCTTACTCAGCACATGAAGCACTACAAATTATCGATACGCACCCCATTGATATTGTGATCTCGGATATTCAGATGCCCGAAATGACAGGTATTGAACTGATCGAACGGATCAGAGTCCGTGACAAAAAAATAAAGTGTATTCTTTTATCCGGATATTCCGAATTCGATTACGCCAAAAAAGCCATCCAGTACGAGGCCGTTGATTACTTGCTGAAACCACCGACTGACGATGAATTGATGGGCGCCGTTCAAAAGGCCATTGATCAATTAAACACAGAATGGGAGCTCATAAGCTCACTTAAACGAACCCAGTTTACCCTTCGGGAGAATCTGCCCCATTTACGTGGTCGACTGCTCCTTGAGGCCTTACAGGGACATCGATTCGCAGCCGGCGAATGGGAACGGAAACTTGCGAATTACGATCTGCCCTTCCACGACGGAGATTACGCGTTAATGCTTGTACGTATGGAAGAAGAATTCAGGCACTATGACAACAACGATCAAACCTTGATCGAATATGCAGTCAGCAATATGGCTGAAGAGATTATGGGTGAGTTTATGGAAGTCTGGGGCGTGAAGGAGGAACATGGATATCTGGTGTTTCTGATTCAACTTAAAGAGAACGATACCGACATTGGAAAAGAAACTATACTGGAGAAGCTTTCTGTGCAGCTTCAGTCTAAGGTCAAGCAGTTCCTGAAGGGTTCCCTCTCCATCGTCATCACCGAGTGGTTCCCGTTTCCAGAACTGCTATATGACCGCTTTCGGCAGGCCTCGGCTTATTTCCGGCAAATTGTCGGAGATGAGCGCGAATTCGTGATGCGGGTCAGTGACGTGGAAACGCCCGCAGCGCAAGGCCCCCTGGATGTCCTGTATACTCCGCCCTCTTTCATTCATCTGTTGGAAAGCGGGCAATGGGATGCCGCAGAAGAAAAAATAGTAGCCGTCTGTGAGGAGCTGGATGAGAAATGGTCGGAATCGTGGGAGCATTGTATGGAGGCAGGTTTTTTAATTACGGCTTCTTTCACCAATCTCGCACACCGAAATAGGCTTACTCTGGCTACCTTAATGGGTAGCGATATGGAGTGGCTGCAGAGCGGGAAAGCTTTCTCCACCATCAGTAAACTGCGAAAATGGTCGCTTAGTGTGCTCGGCAAACTCAAGGAAGGCACGTCCAACGAAATCAAAGACATACGTTCCGAGTATGTGAAGAAGATTCAGGATTTTACGGATAAAAACCTGCATCTGGATGTTTCCCTCCGTGTACTGGCCGACCATGTCAATCTGCATCCGACCCATTTGTCCAAGATTTATAAGATTGAAACTGGTGAAGGCATAAGTGATTATATCTCGCGCCTGCGCATGGATCGTGCCTGTCACAAGCTGAAAATGACCACCAAAAAAGTATATGAAATCAGCATGGAGATTGGATATATGGACCCTGCTTATTTTATCAAGGTGTTCAAACGCCAGTTTGGGGTCACGCCGCAGGAGTACAGAGACCATCATAAATAGCATGATAGAGTCCTATCGAAACTAAAAAACTCATATAGATGCCATCCCCACCGACTTGGTACAGTTACACTTGTAAAGATCATACACCGTAGGGGGATTGAAGAATGATCAAATTCAAAGCATGGTGGTCGCTGCTCATGGTCATCGCACTTATCACAATTACAGCCTGTGGCAGTGGCGAAACATCCAATGAGAATGCCACGAACGATAATACGCCGGCGGCGGTCGGTTCACCCGAAGCAGAAGCTGCTTTTGCAAAAGGGAAATACGATCCACCCATTGAGTTCAGTTCGGTGTTGATGCCGAAGAAATATGTTCAAGGGGACACCAAAGAAAATAACGTTCACGATCGGTGGATGCTGGAAACGCTGGGCATGAAGCATAAAGATACCTGGTATCCGGCCAATGATGATCAATACAAACAAAAGCTTCAGTTGGGCCATTGCCTCTGGCGAGAAGCTGCCTGATTTCGTTTCGGTACCCACCAATGCGGTATTGACCAATCAACTTATTGATTCCGGTCAATTCATTGCCATCGATGAGTTGTTCGACAAGTATGCAAATAAAATTCTGAAAGACCACGCGGCAGCGCATCCGGAGCTATGGTACCCTTTCACCAAGGACGGCAAGAAATACAATATGCCGATCCTGGAATACACAGATAATGACGACACGCTGCTGTGGCTCAGGGAAGATTGGATGGAAAAGCTGAATCTGGAAGCTCCCAAAACCATCGCGGATCTTGAAAATATCATGGATAAATTCAAGAACAAGAACCCGGATGGCTTAGCACCTAATGAAGTTTTTCCACTCGCAATTTCTTTGAAAAATAATACAAACACCTGGATGGGCTCACTCGATTGGTTATTCGGAGCATACGGCACGGTCCAGGAGCAGTGGAACAAAGACGCCGATGGCAATCTGGAGTACGGCTCCATTAATCCAGGTGCAAAGCAGGCACTCGCGAAGCTTAGTGAGTGGATGGAAAAAGGCTATATTCATACCGACTCCGCCCTGTGGGATGAAGGTAAATCTGCGGAGAGCTGGACGAAAGGCACCGCAGGTATTCTGCCCGGATCCAACTGGATTCCAGACTGGCCAGCCCCCGATCTGTTGAAGAATGTGCCTGGAGCGAAAATTAAAGCTTATCCAGTCCCAAAAGGTCCAGATGGACTCATCGGTACGAAATGGCAGAACGCCGGCGTCAACGCCAGTATTATGATTAACAAGGACGCGAAGCATCCTGAAGCCATTTTCCTGTACTATAACTATCTGCTCGATAACCTGGCTAACCCGGCCGCTGGCAGTAAATATGAATACGGCTTCGCCAAAGGCTACGATTGGGACATCGTGGACGGACAACCGACCAGTGATAAAGAGAAGATTAAAGACTTCTCCAACGAGTTCCCTTTCCTGACGGGCCCGGCACGTATCCCGGATCTGTACATGAAGACACTCGTTAAACTGGCTGATGGGAAGACGCCAGAAACCCCTTATGAGAAACAAATGGCCGAGTTCCGCAAACCCGAAAACTGGGCCGCAGCCAAGGTAGTCA carries:
- a CDS encoding sulfurtransferase — protein: MKSIVSKRWLLARLYEPDIIVADCRSLLGQAGAGRAQFNEDHIPGAIHFDLEEDLTAPLGEHGGRHPLPYADTLAARLSRAGINADSRIIAYDDQGGMMASRFWWLLRYLGHEQVYVLDESYSAWKEAKFPVTADQPIRIPSTFVANVQPQMLATMQEVQRVSAGSVTVGSYTLIDSRERPRYLGLEEPIDQAAGHIPGAVNFFWKEVLNEKGILKNVEQLEKHFASLDRNAEIIVYCGSGVSACPNVLALGEAGFSKVRLYPGSWSDWISYEENPVATGEE
- a CDS encoding FAD-dependent oxidoreductase, which encodes MNKQKIVIIGAGIVGASVAYHLAKRNQDVTVIERHPAAAREVTEKSFAWIHTTHRVAPEYWHLYDAALEEYHTLQQELSELKIHWHGALTWGTPPLREQLHFQKLNREQLEALEPNLKEYPDEAMFASEEGAVDPIGVTELLLSKAQEYGAKVQFGTNVTQLQQEDSRLVGVHTSKGFLESDVVVLAAGTGIPELCNPLGCPVPVTSSPSILIQMKTANKLIRTLISNAQFEARQLTDYTLLAAEDYIDESEENGPEAVGKRAFDTLRRSLKDGNQLELESIKVGMRPMPEDGYPIVGFQDHIKGLYLTVMHSAITLAPLIAHLAASEIIDRESRSELDPCRLSRF
- a CDS encoding retropepsin-like aspartic protease, with product MKIEYKDGLLFTEITIHYNGQKKVINNVVIDTGASHTLTSQDEVDDIGIRVGLEDDIITSYGIGGKEHAFTKTIEGIQVGEYILRDTPVDFTSFRYHNINGLLGLDILIKGKFNVDLENFELLH
- a CDS encoding histidine phosphatase family protein, whose amino-acid sequence is MKTYIYFVRHSESSKSEGNERTRGLTKKGKFDSHRITELLKDEGISVFISSPYIRAILTIEELAQQSDKEILVFEDLKELVFSREETIIPDKEVYSLVSKMFKDPYYKEPFGESINDCQRRSVTRLKEIIKNYKGQKIAIGTHGLVMILMMRYFDDQYGYEFLMKTSKPDVYRMEFNDEELIDTQRIYKEVNCG
- a CDS encoding carbohydrate ABC transporter permease; protein product: MYHKTIPYRVFSIFNNVFLTILSLLCLLPLYHLLMVSLSASAPANAGLVTFWPIGFTLEAYAKTFDNANFLSSLWVSVERTVLGTGLALVVNTIAAYALSKETRVFRARNIYLWYFVITMLFSGGLIPGYILILKLGLMNTLLALILPGLVAVFNIILLLNFFRTVPKDLEEAAFIDGAGHLQTFIKIYLPVSIPVIATVSLFMMVGHWNSYFDGIIYIRDSEKLPLATFMQTIIVQADMSKLDPEAVANLSQRIIRASQIFISALPILLVYPFLQRYFVTGIVVGAVKE
- a CDS encoding ABC transporter permease subunit codes for the protein MEANRVPQVNIGSKPNRRKKKVYKQPWILHLMVLPAAIMVFIFSYIPMSGILMAFQDYKPALGFFNSEWVGLKHFRHMWENDYFLQITWNTLFFACSKIVMNLIIPFIFALLLNEVRKMALKRTIQTLVYLPHFLSWVTLSGILIDILAQTGIINQFLSSVFGIKPIFFLGDGNWFRFTIIASDVWKEFGFNTIIFLAALSGINPSLYEAAEVDGAGRCKQTMYITIPALIPIGIVIATLALGNVLNANFDQIFNLYSPLIYQQADIIDTFVYREGLLSGQFSFATAVNLFKSVISLILIVISYRLAYRFAGYRIF
- a CDS encoding sensor histidine kinase, with translation MNLWKRFILFQGTARSRFSLFAKINCLIVVLFIPIIIMYTYSNNVTYDVVSKELQISNTKQLTFLSSQIDSRINQMMDFSLILSRDPNVRAFNGLNMWDDLYDQMQTRYVIQEKMMLQSGVTDIWPTRYAVYSQQNQDVIANYNRSSGYDENYLKRNMSGQWTYGDHGAESQEELQSFYWFFTDSLAQPGMLTGSNLVIEASFSYENIQNMLDTYKKGGQGDPFFYHKGNSPILNRSADKQLSEELIRYLDTHSPEDTTPDVVKLNGKNYLVSSVKSSYLDWHLVDVVPLYQILQPISLSRNLFYLFMVLLFVVGISASILLYRNVQYPIKKLIQGLQRVQRGDYSVRLHSKDQNEFSFLFHRFNDMSHQIQDLIENVFHEKIRAREATLKQLQAQINPHFLYNCLGYIINMAQMKDEEAVISMAYNLSAYYRYTTRVERETSSLKEEIKLLVNYLDIQKLRNGRIEYHIDIPEHMLSQSVPRLMLQPIVENSVIHGVAKSYSSGEIRISGESSDGFCKIYIDDDGPGLSPDQLEALNRKMQQPLQEEMGCGLWNTNQRIMHLFGNQSCLIFKPSPLGGFRTEIIWEIPTEEENHNDIS